A genomic window from Leisingera sp. M658 includes:
- a CDS encoding LysR family transcriptional regulator, producing the protein MNSHQLAVFHEVMKTGSVSQAARNLHRTQPAISAAIKTLEEELGLTLFLREGRRLVPVPEAQYLMEEATEILSRLETAQQNLANMRDRVQGSIRIVAMPGPSTYLLPEFISRFVDGKPEVRVTLATRSSPQVRSLVAAGSFDIGFCDMSRFRGDRKLYTAEELPSNCLCAVPAGHPLADREAITAADLNGVPMGALQPDHNTYQATSQAFQQAGVEFNLRYDAQYFLPLFHFIAAGQACAIVDVLSAESYRRSNPDEDRIRFLPFEPQIPFGYSILTPSARPLSQLAASFAKAWREYIQSMLA; encoded by the coding sequence ATGAACTCTCATCAGCTTGCGGTATTTCACGAGGTCATGAAAACCGGATCGGTCAGCCAGGCTGCGCGCAACCTGCACCGCACCCAGCCCGCGATCAGCGCTGCCATCAAGACGCTGGAGGAGGAGCTGGGCCTGACCCTGTTCCTGCGCGAGGGCCGCCGCCTGGTGCCGGTGCCCGAGGCGCAGTACCTGATGGAGGAGGCGACCGAGATCCTGTCGCGGCTGGAAACTGCGCAGCAGAACCTGGCCAATATGCGCGACCGGGTGCAGGGGTCGATCCGGATCGTGGCGATGCCGGGGCCGTCAACCTATCTGCTGCCGGAATTCATCAGCCGCTTTGTGGATGGCAAACCCGAGGTGCGGGTGACGCTGGCAACGCGGTCCTCGCCGCAGGTGCGCAGCCTGGTGGCGGCCGGCAGTTTCGACATCGGCTTTTGCGACATGAGCCGGTTCCGCGGCGACCGCAAGCTGTACACGGCAGAAGAACTGCCCAGCAATTGCCTGTGCGCGGTGCCGGCCGGCCATCCGCTGGCGGACCGCGAAGCCATCACTGCCGCCGATCTGAACGGGGTTCCAATGGGCGCGCTGCAGCCGGATCACAACACCTATCAGGCCACCTCGCAGGCCTTTCAGCAGGCGGGGGTGGAATTCAACCTGCGCTATGACGCGCAATATTTCCTGCCGCTGTTCCACTTCATCGCCGCCGGTCAGGCCTGCGCCATTGTCGATGTCCTTAGCGCTGAAAGCTACCGCCGAAGCAACCCGGATGAGGACCGGATCCGGTTTCTGCCGTTTGAGCCGCAGATCCCTTTTGGCTATTCGATTCTGACCCCCAGCGCGCGGCCGTTGTCGCAGTTGGCGGCCAGTTTTGCCAAAGCCTGGCGGGAGTACATCCAGAGCATGCTTGCGTAA